Below is a genomic region from Pseudopipra pipra isolate bDixPip1 chromosome 6, bDixPip1.hap1, whole genome shotgun sequence.
TCATCCCAAAACAGCCCTGAGTGCTCCGCTCGCAATTCTTGGGGTGTCCCAAAAGCCCTTGGAGGCTCTTCCCACAGGTGCCACACAGACCTGAGCAGTTGACGGCGGCGGCGTTCCCCGGGGTGCAGgggggctcccccagcactgccacggGGCACTCGCCCGGGTGCCGCTCGCTCCCACTGCAGCCGAAGGCGTCCGGCCTCAGCGGCCCGTCCCCGCTGCCGAAGGAGCCTCCCGGGGGCACGGTGACGGCGTGGCCACAGCCCAGGTGGCGGCACAGGACGTCGGCATCGGGCAGGTCCCAGTCGGTGGCGCAGACGGACCCCCACGTGCCCCTCACCGCCACCTCCACCCGCCCGGCACAGcccgagctgctgttccccagccGGAAGCCCGTGTAGGCTGTGGCAGAAAGGGCGTTCAGGGGGGTGATGCTGGGGGGACCCCCAACACCCCCGGTGTCCCCGGTGCTTACGGGAGCAGATGATGGTGGCgtggccagcacagccctggctgtggggcACCCGCCGGGCGCAGGCGCTGAGGAGGGGCTCGCTGCCGGTGCAGTTGAACCCCCCCTCCCACAGCGGCCCCGTTCCGGCCCCAAACCAGCCGCTGCCGGGGATGGCCAGCGCCGcgccacagcccagctcccggCACACCACCTGGGCCACCTTCATGTCCACGTGCTCCGCGCAGACGCCAACCCAGGCCTGGCGCTGCCGCACCTCCAACCGCCCAGCACAGGCTCCGTCACCTCCGACCAGCCGGGAAAACCCTGCGGGAGTGGTGCAGAGTTGGCATTGAGGGATGTGCCCGGACCGCTGCGTCACTCCCAGCCCGGCTCCTACCTTGGCAGATGACAGCGGTGTCGAAATCATGGGGACCATTGTAGGGTCCCCAGCCGCGGATCTCGCAGTCCCAGAGTGTGGCCTCGTCCCCCTTGCAGTCCACCAGGGCCAGGTTGATGGGCCCGGTCCCTGTGCCAAAGCGGTCGCGGGCAGCGTAGGCGCCGGCAGCCgagccacagcccagctgctggcacaccACCTCGGCATCCTCCATGTCCCAGTTTTTATCTGCCACCGAGCCCCAGTGTCCCCGCAGCTTCACCTCCACCCTCCCGGAACAGGGACCGCCGCCCACCAGCCTCAGCTCCAAAGCCTCTGCACCGGgacaccagcacagctcagccctgcccgGCACACCCCGGCACGAGGTGGGTGTCCTGGCACGGCCAGCCTGTCCCCCTCACCTGTGCAGATCACCCCCACGTCCCGGTCGTGGCCGCAGTAATGCTGGCCCCATCCGAAGTTCCGACactcctccagcacctcctcGGTACCGAGGCAGAAGGGCTGGAGCCAGATCCGGCCACTGCCCTGCCCGAACGGGGTGTATGGGGACGACCAGGCCACGCggccacagcccagctgccgGCACACCACGGGAGCCCAGCGGGCTTCCCAGTCGAAGTCGAAGACGCAGACGGAGCCCCACTCACCGTCGTGATTCACCTCCACGCGTCCGGCacagcgcccgccgccccccaccagctgcagctgcccgGAGCCTGCGGCACGGAGGGGCCTGAGCCGGGCCCAGCACCGGCGGGTCCCCGCTCCCACCACCCCGTCACTCACCCCCACACAGatgcaggcacagcagcagccccagcgcccCGACCGGCCCCATCCCCGACAGGTCCTGCACCCCCAGCGCAGGCAGGGGATGATGTAGCGGCAGCGCCGGAGCCGGTGCAGGCGGCAGCACCAGGGGAGCCTTTATCAGCCGAGGGATCGCCCAGCTGCAGGGCCACGGCCTCCAATAACCTGCTTCGTGCCCAAATATGAGGCTCGGCTCCGCTTCTGGCGTCACACACCTCGCCACAGTGGGCCGGCACACGGATGTCCCCGGGGGGAGCcgccccccccccagcacctggGCCGGGGGGGCCCCTCCTGTTTCCCCCCGTGGGTCCAACTCTGCCGCTGGAGCCCGGCAAGAGCCATCCCCGTGCTGACAGGATTCAGCCCCAATCCCGCCGGAGCCTCCACGGGACCGCCCCGAGGAGCGGCTGGAGGCAGAGCCCCGGGGCCCCCTCCCCGGGTGCCCCCTCCCCGGGCGGTGGGAGCAGCCCCCGGCTccccgcgggggcggcgggtCCCGGGGCCTCGCGCGGGCGGTGGCACATGGCGGGGCTGCCGCAGCTGTGCCCCCGCGCTCGCCTCGCCGCCGGGGCAGGAAGGAGGCGGTCACCGCCCGCCGGGGACGCGGCCGAGGCACCGACCGCACGCGGCTCCTGCCACCTGCGCCGGCACCGATAACGCCGCCGCTCTGCGCGCCGGCACCTGGGCACGGGCAAGGCACGGGGGGGCACAGAACCCACTCGGTGGGGCACCCGCCTGGGTGAGCCGGCACCGAGCACCACCGCAAACAAGGCGtgcgggaggggggagcagcagctccctcggGGTCTCGCTTGTGCCTGAGGGTGAGGACGGGGCTGAGCCGCCGCTCCGGCCGCGCCGAGCAGTGCCAGTGCCGGGGGAACAGCGTGTTCCCGGCGGGGTCACACCTGCAGCGGCGCAGGCACCGCCACGGGCCGCCAGCCCCGCGTGGGACCGGGCACCTGCCACCTGCCAGCGCCCCCGTGTCACCCCGCCGCGGCTTGTGGGGCTGCTCCCAACCCTGGAGAGCCCTGGGGTGTCCCCATGGTGTCGCATGGACCTGCCACAGCTGCCCGGCCCTCCCGCCCGCACGGAGACCCGGCCGGGCCGGCAGCAGGGGACGGCACGGCTCCAGTCTtcccgcggcgggcggggcccccGGCAGTGGTTCCCGGGGACACCGTCAGCGCCTCCCCCTCCACCCTTCCAAGGGCACGGCACCGTGTCCGTCAGAGGCGCTGGAATGGGGCCCGGGATGGGGGGGGCGGGACCCCCGCCCATGGCCACGCCCCCGCCCGCGCAGAGCCCCCGCCCCGCAGGgcccccgccgggccggcagggggcgccgCGGACGGCCGCGCAGCTCCGGAAAGAGCCGATCGACGGCGGATGCGGCCgagccggggcgggcggcgcaGGCGGAGGGGACGCGATGGCGCAGCAGGTCGAGCAGCTGCGGGCGGACGGCGTGCACAAGGAGGTGCTGCGGGAGGGCACCGGGCCGCTGCCGGACTTCCGCGACGGCACCAAGGTCAGGGCCGcggcgggacgggcgggggcgggggggggcgaTGGAGGGCGACGGGAGCAGCAGAACGCGGGGGCGAAGCGCGCATGCGCCGCCCCCCTCCCTTCTGTGTTGCCATGGTGATGCCGCGGGCTCCTCCTGCCACTTCAGGCCACCTTCCATTACCGAACGCTGCGGTGCGACGATGAGGAGACGCCGCTGGACGACAGCCGAGCGCGGGGGAAGCCCATGGAGCTGATCGCCGGGAAGAAGTTCAAGCTGCCGGTGTGGGAGGCGGTGCTGCGGACCATGCGGCCGGGGGAGCGTGCGCGCTTCCGCTGCGACACCAAGGTGGGCGTGGCCTGCACAGAGGGGTGGGGTTTGCTGCTTAGGGGCGGGGCTTGCGGCCGCCCCGCTGCGCCCCAGCCGGGGGGCCGAGGCTGGAGCACCCCCGTGTTCGCCTTCCCTCCCCACATCCCggctccctcccctcccgcaGCACGTGGTGCTCTACCCGCTGGTGTCCAAGAGCCTGCGGAACATCGCAGCGGGGAAGGACCCGCTGGAGGGCCAGCGGCACTGCTGCAGCATCGCCCAGATGCATGAGCACTATTCCCTGGGGTACCCCGACCTCGACGAGCTCCAGAAGAACCCCCAGCCCCTCATCTTTGACATCGAGGTGCTCAAGGTGAGGGACCTGCTCATGCTGGCCAGCAGCacccctgccccaggcaggggctgtgggcactggggctctgccctgatggagaagggtctggagcaccaggaggggctcagcctggacaagaggaggctcagggggaaccttCTTACTCcccacaactccctgacaggagggtggagccaggtgggggtcaggctctgcccCCAGAGAACAAGGGGAgacagcctcaagttgtgccaggggcggttcaggttggatattgggggAATTCCTTTATGGAAGGGGTTGTCCAGCCCtagcacaggctgcccagggcagtggtggagttaccatccctagaagtgtccaGAAAACACACAGATGAGGCacatggggacatggtttagtggcggcctgggcagtgctggattaatggttggactccatggtcttagagggcttttccaactaAATGATTCCACGATCCtattctctgattccatgatGGGGTGCTGGCAGGTGGAGCCGCCCGGCTCCTACCAGCAGGACCCATGGGCCATGACGGATGAGGAGaagctccaggctgtgcccctGATCCACAAGGAAGGCAACGAGCTGTACCGGCAGGGCAAGGTGCCCGAGGCAGCTGCCAAATACTACGATGCCATCGCCTGTCTCAAGAACCTGCAGATGAAGGTGGGACCCCCTGGATGCACACAGGCATGGCCCCTGGAATGCAGGGCTTCGGAGCTGCCCCTCAccctccctgctctctctcACCCCGCAGGAGCAGCCGGGCTCTCCGGACTGGATCGAGCTTGACCAGAAGATCACACCCCTGCTCTTGAACTACTGCCAGTGCAAGCTGCAGAGCGAGGAGTACTACGAGGTGCTGGATCACTGCTCCTCCATCCTCAACAAGTATGAGGGTAAGGAGCCAGGGTCCATCCCGGGCAGCTGCGGTGGGCACGGGGAGATGCCGGCGCCCCGCTGACCCCTGGCTCTGTCCCCCAGACAACGTCAAGGCCTACTTCAAGCGGGGCAAGGCCCACGCGGCCGTGTGGAACGTGGCAGAGGCGCAGGCTGACTTCGCTAAGGTGCTGTCCCTCGACCCCTCACTGCGCCCCGTGGTGTCCAAGGAGCTGCGGAGCCTGGAAGCGCGGCTGCGGGAGAAGGACGCCGAGGACAAGATCCGCTTCAAGGGCATCTTCTCCCAGTAGAGCCCACGGCCGCAGCAGAGAGCCCAGCGCTCTCGGGACAGGTTCCTTTAGATATTCCACATGTGGAATGGTCATGGATGTTTATTAATGTTTAATACAGATTTTACTTATTTGAAGTCAGTGGAAGTGGCCCTGGAGCTCGCCGTGGCCCAGGGACATGGCCAGGCACTTAAGTGGCAGCGTAAAGCGTCGCAGCACACGGCTGAAGCTCTTTGCTGGGCTCTAGACTCTGCTCATTGTCACACCAGGGACACGTGGGTGACAGGAGCCCGCTGCTCCCTGCCAACTTGTATCCCTCATTTGACGTTTTTATACTTTATGGTGGCCACACAGCCTCGGCCCCAGCTCCAACCCCTTCCTGCCTGTTCTCTGTGCCACACTGTTGtcacttctccaggctgctgcTATCACCCCAAACCAGTGTTTCCTCTCATCATGTCAGCGTCGGGAATATTTTATATAGAATAACGGCTTGTTCCTGCTATCTCTATAAACCTCCAGTCGTGCTATGACAAGATAAACTCAAGTAAAACCAGTCACAGCCCCTGGTCACTGAAAATTTGCTCTTAGAGgtaaatgagggaaaaaaagttggaGAGAGGCAGGAAGAGGGCTGGAGGAGGTTATCGGTACATACCCTAGAGCAGCGGCACAGCCCACACACCCCAGGCTTTTCTCCTTGTCCTAAATTGCTGTGCCCCAAGGCCACCTCCCTGTGTGACTCTGTGTCCCTGAGGGTACCCCAGGGCTTTCCCAGAGTGGGGGGAGTGCTGGGGCCATGTCCAGGGGCAGCGGGTACAGAGCAGGCACGGGGGCACCGGCGCCTCGTCGTAACATCTCTTTATTCAACACCGAAACAAAACGGGGGCAACAGAGGAACCGCTCTGGAACCCcaacccagccctgccccgcgACACCGGATGGAAATAAAtaggctgggagcagggaggtgcCACTTGCCTtggggcacagccacagcccccCAGTTCTGCACAGGGACAGTGACCCCAGGGCACAGACTCCACCAGGCACTGCCCAACAGCCCCAAGGGACATGGggggaatggggctgggggcagccggggggacccgggggggctcagccccaaGGGGATCACTCTGGCCCTCGGGGGGGCTTGGAGTGCTGTCTCCCAGCACCCCTTGGTCACAGGGGACCCAGCGCCCTCATCTCCTTCCTATGGGCTCATGGCTCAGTGCCGGCTCCGGccccaggtgctgctggctgggaaaTTAGGGATCACAGCGGAGGGGGGACATGGCCGTGCCACCCTCACTCCTCACCCTCCAGCTTGAGGCTGACGCTGCGGGGCTTGGCCCGGGCCAAGCCGGGGGGCGCTGAGGGGGGCCCCCCATCCCGCTCTGCCTGGCTGGAGCCCCGGGAGCGCAGCAGCTGGCTCTGCTTCCGGAGGAAGTCAACGGGCGCTGGGCAGCCGTAGGTGCCTTTGCCCAGCACGGGTCGTGGGGGCCCCTTGGGGGAGTGGGCCAGAGCTGCCGcttccagctgggccaggtggGCGACATAGCCCTCGGAGAGAAACTGCGGGACACATGGACAGCCTGAGCCCACGGCAGCGGCCAGCTGGTGGGGTCAGCCATCATGCCatgtccccagcctgtccccaaCCCTGCCACCATCATACCTGGCACTGGTTGTGGAACTTCTTGACGGCCCGTCCCACTATGTAGATGTGTGCTGGTGCGAGGCCCAGCGAGCTGTAGACTGAGACATCTTTGGTGGAGCCGTACCCAGCGATGATGGAGatctctgcctgcccagggacaggagTGTTAGGGCATGGAAAGACCCTTCCCACAGGGACAGCCACCCCATGGACTGGGACACCCTCGTGCTATGAGGGATGGCTGGGGGCTGCCCCCAGAGGCTGCCAGCTccaccatggcaggggggtCCAGCTCCCAGTGTCTCCATGGGGACGCAGagctgcacaggctgcaggacaGCCCACCCTGCCActgcccccagccccgtgtcccccccaccaGTGCCCCGTGCCCACCTCAGTGCGCAGGCTCTGCAGGAAGGCAGCTTTCTGGCGCAGTGGGTCGTGGGTGAGCCCGTCACAGAAGGAGACAGCGCCATGGGGGAAGTTGTGCTGGGACAGCCAGGCCACCACACGGTGCTTCTGCATGTCGGGGCGCCCCGTCACGTAGATGATCATGTACCCCGCGTCCTGCCAGTGCCTaggaggggacagggctggctgccaggagcctgtgtggggccagtcctgctggCAGGAAGCCACACCCAATACAACATGTGGCTGCCTCCAAAACCTCCCTGCTCTCAAGGACTTTTTATCAAGGggaaggcacagcagagctgtggggatCACATCCAAACCTCGAGGGAATTATTTTCCACAATAAAGCAGCAGAATAGATGGTGTGTTGAGGCAAGGGCGGTGGGACATCCCCCAATTTGTCCCTACTCCAATACCCTCCCTACCCTTCAACTGGGTTGTCACCACAGCATCAAAGAGGGAAGAGATTGTCCCCCTGACCGAAGGACACCCACCTTACGACGTCCACAGCCCCCGCCCGCACTTTGGGGTCGCTGCCCATGATGGAGACGCTGGCAGTGAAGGAGCCGTCGATGCTGAACACGACGGACTCGGTGCCGCGGGCCACCACGGTCAGGTACGCCTCGGCATAGCTGTGATCCCCCCTGGAACGGCAGACGTGGGGGCTTGGCCCTTGGCCTCCGCTGCCAGAGGGGCAGGTGTAGCTCTGCCAAAAAGGCTGGAGGAGGAACTGAGGTGACACCTCACCTGACCACCATGCGCACGGGGTAGATCCCGATGGCCAGAGCCTTGTCCGGAGGGATGGTGAAGGTCAGGCGCCCGCTGCCGCTCGTCACCTCGGTGCCATAGTACAGCCACTTCCCTGACAGCGGCTGTGTCATGATGTAGATGTCCACCTGGGAGAGGGAAacaggctgggcacaggctGAACCCCAACATCCTGCTGTGTCCCCACTTGAGAGTCCTTACAACCCTCTCCCCCCATCCCATGCAGGGTCCTgttcaccccctgccatgggtgaCACCAGCCCCGTGCCCCGTCCTGGACACCTCCTGTTTGAGGGGGTCCCGGTGGCACCATGACCCAGCAGTACCTTCTCCCCGGTCAGTGTCACCACGTCCAGGGGTCCGTACATGAAGCGCCCGCTCAGGACCTGCGCTTTGCCCTCGCACACGATCACGTCGCAGGCCCGGTGGTTGGCCGTCACGTTCTGTGGGGGCACGGCGGGCTCAGCAGGGTGACACAGGGACACCGCTGGGCTGCGGGACTGTCCCAGAACCCTCCCAGGTGCATGACCCCAGGATGCCCTGCGTgggctcctgctggccacaggcCACATACCCGGATCTTCACTTGGGTGCGCTTGCGCTGCCACTTCTCCCGAGGGATGGCGGGGCTGTAGATGGAGCTCTCCTCACTCTCTGCTGGCTGTG
It encodes:
- the AIP gene encoding AH receptor-interacting protein is translated as MAQQVEQLRADGVHKEVLREGTGPLPDFRDGTKATFHYRTLRCDDEETPLDDSRARGKPMELIAGKKFKLPVWEAVLRTMRPGERARFRCDTKHVVLYPLVSKSLRNIAAGKDPLEGQRHCCSIAQMHEHYSLGYPDLDELQKNPQPLIFDIEVLKVEPPGSYQQDPWAMTDEEKLQAVPLIHKEGNELYRQGKVPEAAAKYYDAIACLKNLQMKEQPGSPDWIELDQKITPLLLNYCQCKLQSEEYYEVLDHCSSILNKYEDNVKAYFKRGKAHAAVWNVAEAQADFAKVLSLDPSLRPVVSKELRSLEARLREKDAEDKIRFKGIFSQ